A stretch of DNA from Calditerricola satsumensis:
CCAGCGCGAGGCCGATCGGGTGAGGGCGCGTGCGCTCCTTGAGGGCGCCGGCTACACCGTGCACGAGCGGGAGGCCCTCGCCCACGCCGGCAAGGGGGAGCGATAGCATGCGCGTGGAACCCGCCCGTGCCCTGCGGGGAGCGTTGACCGTGCCCGGGGACAAGTCGATTTCGCACCGGGCCGTCTTGTTGGGGGCCCTGGCCGAAGGGCGCACCGAGATCACCGGCTTTTTGCCAGGGGCTGACTGCCTCAGCACCATCGCCTGCCTCCGCCGCCTGGGAGTGGCCATCGAGCAGGAGGGCGACCGCGTCACCGTGCACGGCGCGGGCTGGTACGGGCTGCGCGAGCCGGAGGACGTGCTGGACGTGGGCAACTCGGGAACGACGATCCGCCTCCTCGCCGGCGTGCTGGCCACGCAGCCGTTCCACAGCGTGCTGGTAGGGGACGCGTCGATCGCCCGGCGGCCGATGCGGCGCGTCACCGCCCCCCTGCGCGCGATGGGGGCGCACATCGACGGGCGTGCCGACGGCGAGTACACGCCGCTGGCCATTCGCGGCGGACCGCTAAGCGCCATCCAGCACGTGTCGCCGGTGGCCAGCGCGCAGGTGAAGTCGGCCCTGCTGCTTGCCGGCCTCCAGGCGGACGGGGAGACGGCGGTGACCGAGCCCTACCGCTCCCGCGACCACACCGAGCGGATGCTGCGGGCCTTTGGCGCGGAACTGACCGTTGACGGGACCACCGTGCGCGTGCGCGGCGGCCAGCGCCTGATCGGCCAGCGGGTGGACGTGCCCGGTGACATTTCGTCGGCCGCCTTTTTCCTGGTGGCCGCCGCCCTCGTGCCGGGAAGCGACCTTGTCGTGCGCGGGGTGGGGCTCAACCCCACGCGGACGGGCATTCTCGACGTCCTGCGGGCCATGGGCGCGGCCGTCGAAGTCGAGGAGACGGGCGAAGCGTGCGGCGAGCCGGTCGGCAACGTGCGCGTGCGCCACGCGCCGCTGGCGGCGACGGAGATTGGCGGCGCCCTCATCCCGCGGCTCATCGACGAGCTGCCCGTCATCGCCGTGCTGGCCACGCAAGCCGAGGGGACGACGGTGATCCGCGACGCCCAGGAGCTGCGCGTCAAGGAGACCGACCGCATCGCCACGGTGGCGGCGGAGCTGTCGAAAATGGGCGCGCGCATTGAGGCGACGGCGGATGGCCTGATCATCCACGGGCCGACGCCGCTTCATGGGGCGCGGTGCGACAGCCACGGCGACCACCGCATCGGCATGGCCCTGGCCGTGGCCGGGCTCATCGCCGACGGGCCGACGGAGATCGCGCGGCCGGAGGCGATGGCCGTGTCGTTCCCCGACTTTTTTGACCGGCTGCGCGCGGTGGCGGGGTGAGCCGGGCGCAGCCGGTTTCGCCATCCGGTTGCGGTCGCAAAGTTCCAAATATATCGTTGACAGCGCATCCATTTCCGGTATAATGAAAGTACAGTGTGGTTTCTCTCCACTCCTATCCGAATGTGTTCCGCGCCCCATCTTGCGCGGCCGTCTTTGTAAGGGCTTACAGACCCGCGAAGACGGCGCATTTTTTTTGCCCCACGACCCGAAGGAAGCTCGACTGCTCCACGATATGAAGGAGGCGCGACGGCGATCGCCGCCGCGACGCTGCGGCTGAACGTTGGCGGCCCATCGGTCCTTGGTGCCAACGGGCATGCCGGCCGTCTCCCGCGCATAGGGTGAAAGGGACAAGACGTGCGGGGGAGGAGGAGACCGATGGGCCAAACGGGGTTGGGCCGCGAGATGGCGAGCGGCTACGTGGTGCGCGGCGGGACGGTCGTGACGGCGCGGGGCGCCATGCAGGCCGACCTGTGGGTGCGCGGCGGCAAAGTGGAACGCGTTGTGCCCTT
This window harbors:
- the aroA gene encoding 3-phosphoshikimate 1-carboxyvinyltransferase; translated protein: MRVEPARALRGALTVPGDKSISHRAVLLGALAEGRTEITGFLPGADCLSTIACLRRLGVAIEQEGDRVTVHGAGWYGLREPEDVLDVGNSGTTIRLLAGVLATQPFHSVLVGDASIARRPMRRVTAPLRAMGAHIDGRADGEYTPLAIRGGPLSAIQHVSPVASAQVKSALLLAGLQADGETAVTEPYRSRDHTERMLRAFGAELTVDGTTVRVRGGQRLIGQRVDVPGDISSAAFFLVAAALVPGSDLVVRGVGLNPTRTGILDVLRAMGAAVEVEETGEACGEPVGNVRVRHAPLAATEIGGALIPRLIDELPVIAVLATQAEGTTVIRDAQELRVKETDRIATVAAELSKMGARIEATADGLIIHGPTPLHGARCDSHGDHRIGMALAVAGLIADGPTEIARPEAMAVSFPDFFDRLRAVAG